One part of the Phoenix dactylifera cultivar Barhee BC4 chromosome 4, palm_55x_up_171113_PBpolish2nd_filt_p, whole genome shotgun sequence genome encodes these proteins:
- the LOC120110366 gene encoding uncharacterized protein LOC120110366, whose protein sequence is MMAPLCLVPISQDPGRREAPNSDQGGRTSADLALARPTSTTQRSGQPSTRPQFPSSEPGNSQEATGSAAPRPAEAGLAGPSGPQERVPYAPGWAVFEGDSALDNVQVAREVLRVALLPADQAKIRSMNYGEFMDSAICSSIRRLHETETMIHIIQDYRDRARRHQRGREEAETKFLASEAEQKVLQAKLGAAEDEVRTLVAELEEEKGAHSLTRSEVRAAEARRTEAESSLAIREQEVGEARIKVRDLEIRLLDVQSLLADREREIKILERKAAYHEAREKEAREQAQDAVKLFRESEEFRNLMEEEGVNGLIQGFKDFRNQLRRLLPDFDLSLLQPGAGVENPEAKAEVEVPTSGGTDQEGQAEEGEIVLEVTEAAPKATVGASAAEEPAVPEVAGPEPFV, encoded by the exons ATGATGGCACCTCTGTGTCTGGTGCCGATTTCGCAAGACCCTGGTCGGCGGGAAGCTCCAAATTCCGACCAGGGAGGGAGGACCTCAGCAGATCTGGCGCTCGCACGCCCCACCTCTACCACGCAGCGGTCCGGTCAGCCGTCTACTCGACCCCAATTCCCCAGCTCTGAGCCGGGGAATAGCCAAGAAGCAACGGGGTCGGCCGCACCCAGGCCAGCTGAGGCCGGTCTGGCGGGTCCTTCGGGTCCTCAGGAGCGGGTGCCTTATGCTCCTGGATGGGCTGTtttcgagggcgactcggcccttGATAATGTacaagtggcgcgcgaagttcttcgggtcgcgctgctcccggccgaccaggccaaaaTTCGGTCCATGAACTACGGCGAGTTCATGGACTCCGCTATTTGCTCTTCCATCCGA CGCCTCCACGAGACCGAGACGATGATTCACATCATCCAGGACTATCGGGACCGGGCCCGAAGGCATCAAAGGGGGCGCGAGGAGGCCGAAACAAAGTTCCTCGCGTCTGAGGCCGAGCAGAAAGTGCTTCAAGCGAAGCTAGGGGCGGCCGAGGACGAGGTTCGGACTCTGGTCGCCGAacttgaagaggagaagggcgcgcactctTTGACTAGGTCCGAAGTGCGCGCCGCGGAGGCCCGCCGGACGGAGGCCGAATCGTCGCTCGCTatacgcgagcaggaggtgggggaggctCGAATAAAGGTCCGAGATCTCGAGATCCGTCTACTTGACGTGCAATCTCTGCTCGCGGATCgcgaaagagaaataaagattttggagcggaaggccgcctaccatgaggctcgggagaaggaggcccgggagcaggcccaggacgccgtcaagctcttccgtgaatcggaagagtttcgcaacttgatggaagaggaaggcgtcaatggtctcatccagggcttcaaggacttccgcaATCAGTTGCGGCGGCTTCTCCCAGATTTCGACCTTAGCCTGCTTCAACCAGGCGCTGGGGTCGAAAACCCAGAAGCGAAGGCGGAGGTAGAGGTTCCAACCTCTGGCGGGACCGACCAGGAGGGTCAAGCTGAAGAAGGCGAGATCGTTCTCGAGGTCACCGAGGCAGCTCCTAAAGCCACCGTGGGGGCCTCGGCCGCAGAAGAGCCAGCTGTTCCTGAAGTCGCCGGGCCTGAGCCCTTTGTGTAG
- the LOC103697461 gene encoding protein HYPER-SENSITIVITY-RELATED 4-like produces the protein MASFDKAVESYKKTLAAAASLAASAMLVRSVVNEFLPHEVQSLLLSGLNIFRTRTSSEHAIVIEETEKYASNQIYEAAKLYLATRINPSMKRLRVSRVDETKSMVISLEPGEEMTDVYEGVEFKWRLVCQESEGSHNSNFRQANTATELRSFEVSFHEKHKDKALNSYLPFILARAKAMKDEERMLQLYMNEGESWFPINLHHPSTFDTLAMEAELKKAVMEDLARFVKRKDYYKRIGKAWKRGYLLYGPPGTGKSSLIAAMANYLKFDIYDLELTEVGWNSTLRRLLVGMSNRSILVIEDIDCTIELHQREEAGSSNSSSGNDKVTLSGMLNFVDGLWSTSGEERIIVFTTNYKERLDPALLRPGRMDMHIHMGYCGAHAFRVLASNYHAIDDHPLFPEIEGLVREVEVTPAAVAEELMRSDDTDAALHGLVQFLQRKKMKASGAKGEGDCGEHVARMD, from the exons ATGGCTTCATTCGACAAAGCCGTAGAATCCTACAAGAAAaccctcgccgccgccgcatCCCTTGCAGCCTCAGCCATGCTGGTCCGCTCGGTCGTGAACGAGTTCCTCCCTCATGAAGTCCAAAGCCTCCTCCTTTCCGGCTTGAACATCTTTCGAACCCGTACTTCCTCCGAGCACGCCATCGTCATCGAGGAAACCGAGAAGTACGCCAGCAACCAAATCTACGAGGCCGCCAAACTCTACCTGGCCACCAGGATCAACCCCTCCATGAAGAGGCTGAGGGTCAGCAGAGTAGATGAAACAAAGAGCATGGTCATCTCTTTAGAACCAGGCGAGGAGATGACCGATGTCTACGAAGGGGTCGAGTTCAAGTGGCGGCTGGTTTGCCAGGAGTCGGAGGGATCGCACAACAGCAACTTCCGGCAAGCAAACACCGCAACCGAACTCCGGTCGTTTGAGGTCAGCTTCCACGAGAAGCACAAGGACAAGGCATTGAATTCTTACCTGCCGTTCATCCTCGCCCGAGCAAAAGCAATGAAGGACGAGGAGAGGATGCTCCAGCTCTACATGAACGAAGGGGAATCGTGGTTCCCAATAAACCTTCACCACCCGTCGACATTCGACACGCTGGCGATGGAGGCAGAGCTCAAGAAGGCAGTCATGGAGGATCTCGCGAGGTTCGTGAAAAGGAAGGACTACTACAAGAGGATTGGGAAGGCCTGGAAGCGAGGGTACTTGCTGTACGGCCCGCCAGGGACCGGCAAGTCCAGCTTGATTGCAGCGATGGCGAACTATCTCAAGTTCGACATCTATGATTTGGAGCTCACCGAAGTCGGATGGAATTCGACCTTGAGAAGATTGCTGGTTGGAATGTCGAACCGATCGATTCTAGTGATCGAGGACATCGATTGCACCATTGAGCTGCATCAGAGGGAGGAGGCTGGATCGTCGAATTCATCATCAGGCAACGACAAG GTGACGCTCTCAGGGATGCTCAACTTTGTCGACGGACTCTGGTCGACCAGCGGCGAGGAGAGGATCATTGTGTTCACCACCAACTACAAGGAGCGGCTCGACCCGGCACTGCTCCGGCCAGGCCGGATGGACATGCACATCCACATGGGCTATTGTGGTGCCCATGCATTCAGGGTCTTGGCTTCCAACTACCATGCCATTGATGACCACCCATTGTTCCCTGAGATTGAAGGGTTGGTGAGGGAGGTGGAGGTGACCCCGGCGGCGGTCGCGGAGGAGCTGATGAGGAGTGATGATACTGATGCTGCACTCCATGGGCTCGTCCAATTCCTCCAAcggaagaaaatgaaagctagcGGAGCCAAGGGCGAGGGAGATTGTGGCGAACATGTCGCAAGAATGGATTGA